The following proteins are encoded in a genomic region of Primulina huaijiensis isolate GDHJ02 chromosome 3, ASM1229523v2, whole genome shotgun sequence:
- the LOC140973903 gene encoding omega-3 fatty acid desaturase, chloroplastic-like: MAGWVLSECGLRPLPRIYPKPRTGRDQPPLNPSLSKLRFLRVDRGNGSSSSCLFSGIDKERDWALKVSAPFRVQQADEEIEGRDRILNGGEEFFDPASPPPFKLSDIKNAIPKNCWVKDTWKSMSYVVRDVAVVFGLAAVAAYFNNWVVWPLYWFAQGTMFWALFVLGHDCGHGSFSNNPKLNSVVGHLLHSSILVPYHGWRISHRTHHQNHGHVENDESWHPLPEKTYRGLDIVTRILRFTLPFPLLAYPVYLWSRSPGKKGSHFDPNSDLFVKSEKKDVITSTICWTAMVALLVGLSFVMAPFQLLKLYGVPYLGFVMWLDLVTYLHHHGHEDVLPWYRGKEWSYLRGALTTLDRDYGWINNIHHDIGTHVIHHLFPQIPHYHLIEATEAAKPIFGKYYRAPKKSGPLPLHLMGILLSSMKKDHYVSDTGDIVYYQTDPQLSRPQKS; this comes from the exons ATGGCTGGCTGGGTTTTATCAGAATGTGGTTTGAGGCCGCTTCCAAGAATTTATCCTAAACCAAGAACTGGCCGTGACCAGCCTCCCTTGAATCCCAGTCTCTCCAAGTTGAGATTTTTACGGGTAGATCGTGGAAATGGTTCCTCCTCGTCTTGTTTGTTTAGTGGGATTGATAAAGAGAGAGACTGGGCTTTGAAAGTGAGTGCCCCATTCAGAGTTCAGCAAGCTGATGAAGAGATCGAGGGAAGGGATAGAATATTGAACGGTGGTGAGGAGTTTTTTGACCCTGCTTCACCACCTCCATTTAAGTTATCTGATATTAAGAATGCGATTCCTAAGAATTGTTGGGTTAAGGATACATGGAAGTCCATGAGCTATGTTGTGAGAGATGTAGCTGTGGTTTTTGGATTGGCTGCTGTGGCGGCATATTTTAACAATTGGGTGGTTTGGCCTCTGTATTGGTTTGCTCAGGGGACCATGTTTTGGGCTCTCTTTGTTTTAGGACATGActg TGGCCATGGAAGTTTTTCGAATAATCCCAAGTTGAATAGTGTTGTTGGTCATCTTCTTCATTCTTCGATCTTGGTTCCCTACCATGGATG GAGAATCAGTCACAGGACTCATCATCAGAACCATGGACATGTGGAGAACGATGAATCTTGGCACCCT TTGCCTGAGAAGACATACAGGGGTTTGGATATTGTTACCAGGATATTGAGGTTCACGTTGCCTTTCCCCTTACTAGCATATCCCGTTTATTTG TGGAGCAGGAGTCCTGGGAAAAAAGGCTCGCATTTTGACCCTAACAGTGATTTGTTTGTCAAGAGCGAGAAGAAAGACGTAATAACCTCGACAATTTGTTGGACTGCAATGGTTGCATTGCTTGTAGGATTATCGTTTGTAATGGCTCCTTTCCAGTTGCTCAAACTGTATGGTGTACCATACTTG GGCTTTGTGATGTGGCTTGACTTGGTTACCTACTTACATCACCATGGCCATGAGGACGTGCTTCCTTGGTACCGCGGAAAG GAATGGAGTTATCTGCGAGGGGCTCTCACGACTCTTGATCGTGATTATGGATGGATAAACAACATCCACCATGACATAGGGACTCATGTTATACATCACCTCTTCCCTCAAATCCCCCACTATCATTTGATAGAAGCA ACTGAAGCAGCTAAGCCGATATTTGGAAAGTATTACAGAGCCCCTAAAAAATCCGGCCCTCTTCCACTTCACTTGATGGGAATCCTCTTAAGTAGCATGAAAAAGGACCACTACGTAAGTGACACCGGTGATATAGTGTATTATCAGACTGATCCTCAACTCAGCAGGCCTCAAAAATCGTGA
- the LOC140973904 gene encoding uncharacterized protein isoform X1, with protein MEEVKFESVLEFLRKNGLSESESALMEDVRDKSHLGSSDFEKFLFPMEPPPRPLRIPSSRLLPFGGDGGGGSSKGSSDDEFVSLGSSTTELCSSEFTNPYGIRTTRPTSQASSDRLSQFGTARDYPDFDMQNDLFWYKEKDEDYDMPPLFGDGDFEGDPSEDKYIMTVQTGKHIEDKFGYNVESGEGAWYLNSREYFKNEAKRDYYQLGELFQLEKSEEKCEEHCNNYSCSASLCASCSRLRRAYAGSPTYYGLGNMSTANSHQSQLQSREEKHEAGVTNISTERNSNDFVGGFINSLDFCSVRKDSQSNGNEDFEYIEDDVISGESRELQAAVEEEDGAPSDELMMCGGKEDDYEIFDLRIIHRKNRTGFEENKELPIVLNNIIAGRYYVTEYLGSAAFSKVIQARDLYSGMDVCLKIIKNDKDFFDQSLDEIKLLKFVNRHDPADEHHILRLYDYFYHQEHLFIVTELLRANLYEFQKYNRESGGDPYFTLNRLQVITRQCLEAVSYLHDLGIIHCDLKPENILIKSYRRCEIKIIDLGSSCFQTDNLSLYVQSRSYRAPEVMLGLPYDQKIDLWSVGCILAELCTGEVLFPNEGIVMLLARMIGLLGPIDVSMLKKGQETHKFFTEEYDMYYLNEETDQVEYIFPVESSLEDHLQISDPGLIDFLKFLLQINPKRRPTAREALKHPWFSHAYQVNSFGVQLFS; from the exons ATGGAAGAGGTTAAATTCGAATCGGTGTTGGAATTCTTGAGGAAGAATGGTTTATCGGAGAGTGAATCGGCTCTCATGGAGGATGTCAGGGACAAATCCCACCTGGGCTCTTCTGATTTCGAGAAATTCTTATTCCCAATGGAACCCCCGCCTCGGCCGTTGAGGATTCCGTCCTCTCGGCTGCTGCCGTTTGGTGGAGACGGCGGCGGCGGGAGCTCGAAGGGTTCGTCTGATGATGAGTTCGTCAGTTTGGGTTCGTCTACTACTGAATTATGCTCCTCTG AATTTACAAATCCTTATGGGATTCGTACTACTAGACCAACATCTCAAGCTTCGTCTGACAGGTTGTCACAGTTTGGTACAGCTCGAGATTACCCCGATTTTGATATGCAAAATGATCTATTCTGGTATAAGGAGAAAGATGAAGACTATGATATGCCACCACTTTTTGGTGATGGGGATTTTGAGGGTGATCCAAGTGAGGACAAGTATATAATGACGGTCCAGACAGGGAAACATATCGAGGATAAATTCGGGTATAATGTTGAGTCTGGAGAGGGTGCATGGTATTTAAACTCGAGGGAATACTTTAAAAATGAAGCTAAAAGAGATTATTATCAGTTGGGTGAACTGTTTCAGCTTGAGAAAAGTGAAGAAAAGTGTGAAGAACATTGCAACAATTATAGTTGTTCGGCTTCTCTCTGTGCTTCCTGCAGTAGGTTGCGAAGGGCTTATGCTGGTAGTCCCACATATTATGGCCTCGGAAATATGAGCACAGCCAATTCACATCAGAGTCAGCTACAATCTCGAGAGGAAAAGCATGAGGCAGGTGTGACTAACATTTCGACTGAAAGGAATTCTAACGATTTTGTTGGAGGTTTCATTAATTCCCTTGATTTTTGTTCTGTTCGGAAAGATAGCCAATCCAATGGAAATGAAGACTTTGAATATATTGAAGATGATGTAATTTCGGGAGAATCTCGTGAACTCCAAGCTGCGGTAGAAGAAGAGGATGGTGCTCCATCAGATGAACTTATGATGTGTGGCGGCAAGGAAGATGATTATGAGATATTCGACCTAAGAATTATACATAGAAAAAACAG GACCGGGTTCGAAGAAAACAAGGAGCTACCTATTGTTCTGAATAATATCATAGCGGGTAGATACTACGTCACTGAATATCTTGGATCTGCTGCTTTCAGCAAAGTAATCCAGGCGCGTGATCTTTACTCGGGAATGGATGTTtgcttaaaaatcataaaaaatgacAAGGACTTTTTTGATCAGAGCTTAGATGAGATCAAACTTCTAAAGTTTGTTAACAGGCATGATCCTGCTGATGAGCACCATATTTTACGTCTTTACGATTACTTTTACCATCAG gaacatttatttattgttaCTGAACTTCTACGCGCAAACTTATATGAATTCCAGAAATATAATCGGGAATCCGGTGGGGACCCGTATTTTACGTTGAATCGTCTACAG GTCATAACTCGACAATGTTTGGAGGCGGTATCGTATCTACATGATTTAGGGATCATTCACTGTGATCTAAAGCCAGAAAATATACTTATTAAAAGTTACCGACGATGCGAGATAAAGATCATTGATCTTGGCAGCAGCTGCTTTCAGACAGACAACTTGTCCTTGTATGTACAATCTCGATCTTATAGGGCTCCCGAGGTTATGTTAGGCCTCCCTTATGACCAAAAGATTGATTTGTGGTCTGTTGGCTGCATTTTGGCTGAGTTATGTACCGGGGAG GTACTCTTTCCAAATGAAGGAATTGTGATGCTTCTGGCACGCATGATAGGGTTGCTCGGTCCAATCGATGTGAGCATGTTGAAGAAGGGCCAGGAGACGCACAAGTTTTTTACCGAAGAATATGATATGTATTACTTAAATGAG GAGACAGACCAAGTAGAGTACATTTTCCCCGTGGAATCATCCCTAGAGGATCACCTTCAGATTTCGGATCCCGGGCTCATTGATTTCTTGAAATTCTTGCTTCAAATCAATCCAAAGAGACGCCCCACGGCAAGAGAGGCACTCAAGCACCCTTGGTTTTCCCATGCATACCAGGTCAATTCTTTTGGAGTTCAATTATTTTCTTGA
- the LOC140973904 gene encoding uncharacterized protein isoform X4 — protein MLLWLSQFGTARDYPDFDMQNDLFWYKEKDEDYDMPPLFGDGDFEGDPSEDKYIMTVQTGKHIEDKFGYNVESGEGAWYLNSREYFKNEAKRDYYQLGELFQLEKSEEKCEEHCNNYSCSASLCASCSRLRRAYAGSPTYYGLGNMSTANSHQSQLQSREEKHEAGVTNISTERNSNDFVGGFINSLDFCSVRKDSQSNGNEDFEYIEDDVISGESRELQAAVEEEDGAPSDELMMCGGKEDDYEIFDLRIIHRKNRTGFEENKELPIVLNNIIAGRYYVTEYLGSAAFSKVIQARDLYSGMDVCLKIIKNDKDFFDQSLDEIKLLKFVNRHDPADEHHILRLYDYFYHQEHLFIVTELLRANLYEFQKYNRESGGDPYFTLNRLQVITRQCLEAVSYLHDLGIIHCDLKPENILIKSYRRCEIKIIDLGSSCFQTDNLSLYVQSRSYRAPEVMLGLPYDQKIDLWSVGCILAELCTGEVLFPNEGIVMLLARMIGLLGPIDVSMLKKGQETHKFFTEEYDMYYLNEETDQVEYIFPVESSLEDHLQISDPGLIDFLKFLLQINPKRRPTAREALKHPWFSHAYQVNSFGVQLFS, from the exons ATGCTCCTCTG GTTGTCACAGTTTGGTACAGCTCGAGATTACCCCGATTTTGATATGCAAAATGATCTATTCTGGTATAAGGAGAAAGATGAAGACTATGATATGCCACCACTTTTTGGTGATGGGGATTTTGAGGGTGATCCAAGTGAGGACAAGTATATAATGACGGTCCAGACAGGGAAACATATCGAGGATAAATTCGGGTATAATGTTGAGTCTGGAGAGGGTGCATGGTATTTAAACTCGAGGGAATACTTTAAAAATGAAGCTAAAAGAGATTATTATCAGTTGGGTGAACTGTTTCAGCTTGAGAAAAGTGAAGAAAAGTGTGAAGAACATTGCAACAATTATAGTTGTTCGGCTTCTCTCTGTGCTTCCTGCAGTAGGTTGCGAAGGGCTTATGCTGGTAGTCCCACATATTATGGCCTCGGAAATATGAGCACAGCCAATTCACATCAGAGTCAGCTACAATCTCGAGAGGAAAAGCATGAGGCAGGTGTGACTAACATTTCGACTGAAAGGAATTCTAACGATTTTGTTGGAGGTTTCATTAATTCCCTTGATTTTTGTTCTGTTCGGAAAGATAGCCAATCCAATGGAAATGAAGACTTTGAATATATTGAAGATGATGTAATTTCGGGAGAATCTCGTGAACTCCAAGCTGCGGTAGAAGAAGAGGATGGTGCTCCATCAGATGAACTTATGATGTGTGGCGGCAAGGAAGATGATTATGAGATATTCGACCTAAGAATTATACATAGAAAAAACAG GACCGGGTTCGAAGAAAACAAGGAGCTACCTATTGTTCTGAATAATATCATAGCGGGTAGATACTACGTCACTGAATATCTTGGATCTGCTGCTTTCAGCAAAGTAATCCAGGCGCGTGATCTTTACTCGGGAATGGATGTTtgcttaaaaatcataaaaaatgacAAGGACTTTTTTGATCAGAGCTTAGATGAGATCAAACTTCTAAAGTTTGTTAACAGGCATGATCCTGCTGATGAGCACCATATTTTACGTCTTTACGATTACTTTTACCATCAG gaacatttatttattgttaCTGAACTTCTACGCGCAAACTTATATGAATTCCAGAAATATAATCGGGAATCCGGTGGGGACCCGTATTTTACGTTGAATCGTCTACAG GTCATAACTCGACAATGTTTGGAGGCGGTATCGTATCTACATGATTTAGGGATCATTCACTGTGATCTAAAGCCAGAAAATATACTTATTAAAAGTTACCGACGATGCGAGATAAAGATCATTGATCTTGGCAGCAGCTGCTTTCAGACAGACAACTTGTCCTTGTATGTACAATCTCGATCTTATAGGGCTCCCGAGGTTATGTTAGGCCTCCCTTATGACCAAAAGATTGATTTGTGGTCTGTTGGCTGCATTTTGGCTGAGTTATGTACCGGGGAG GTACTCTTTCCAAATGAAGGAATTGTGATGCTTCTGGCACGCATGATAGGGTTGCTCGGTCCAATCGATGTGAGCATGTTGAAGAAGGGCCAGGAGACGCACAAGTTTTTTACCGAAGAATATGATATGTATTACTTAAATGAG GAGACAGACCAAGTAGAGTACATTTTCCCCGTGGAATCATCCCTAGAGGATCACCTTCAGATTTCGGATCCCGGGCTCATTGATTTCTTGAAATTCTTGCTTCAAATCAATCCAAAGAGACGCCCCACGGCAAGAGAGGCACTCAAGCACCCTTGGTTTTCCCATGCATACCAGGTCAATTCTTTTGGAGTTCAATTATTTTCTTGA
- the LOC140973904 gene encoding uncharacterized protein isoform X2 translates to MEEVKFESVLEFLRKNGLSESESALMEDVRDKSHLGSSDFEKFLFPMEPPPRPLRIPSSRLLPFGGDGGGGSSKGSSDDEFVSLGSSTTELCSSEFTNPYGIRTTRPTSQASSDRLSQFGTARDYPDFDMQNDLFWYKEKDEDYDMPPLFGDGDFEGDPSEDKYIMTVQTGKHIEDKFGYNVESGEGAWYLNSREYFKNEAKRDYYQLGELFQLEKSEEKCEEHCNNYSCSASLCASCSRLRRAYAGSPTYYGLGNMSTANSHQSQLQSREEKHEADSQSNGNEDFEYIEDDVISGESRELQAAVEEEDGAPSDELMMCGGKEDDYEIFDLRIIHRKNRTGFEENKELPIVLNNIIAGRYYVTEYLGSAAFSKVIQARDLYSGMDVCLKIIKNDKDFFDQSLDEIKLLKFVNRHDPADEHHILRLYDYFYHQEHLFIVTELLRANLYEFQKYNRESGGDPYFTLNRLQVITRQCLEAVSYLHDLGIIHCDLKPENILIKSYRRCEIKIIDLGSSCFQTDNLSLYVQSRSYRAPEVMLGLPYDQKIDLWSVGCILAELCTGEVLFPNEGIVMLLARMIGLLGPIDVSMLKKGQETHKFFTEEYDMYYLNEETDQVEYIFPVESSLEDHLQISDPGLIDFLKFLLQINPKRRPTAREALKHPWFSHAYQVNSFGVQLFS, encoded by the exons ATGGAAGAGGTTAAATTCGAATCGGTGTTGGAATTCTTGAGGAAGAATGGTTTATCGGAGAGTGAATCGGCTCTCATGGAGGATGTCAGGGACAAATCCCACCTGGGCTCTTCTGATTTCGAGAAATTCTTATTCCCAATGGAACCCCCGCCTCGGCCGTTGAGGATTCCGTCCTCTCGGCTGCTGCCGTTTGGTGGAGACGGCGGCGGCGGGAGCTCGAAGGGTTCGTCTGATGATGAGTTCGTCAGTTTGGGTTCGTCTACTACTGAATTATGCTCCTCTG AATTTACAAATCCTTATGGGATTCGTACTACTAGACCAACATCTCAAGCTTCGTCTGACAGGTTGTCACAGTTTGGTACAGCTCGAGATTACCCCGATTTTGATATGCAAAATGATCTATTCTGGTATAAGGAGAAAGATGAAGACTATGATATGCCACCACTTTTTGGTGATGGGGATTTTGAGGGTGATCCAAGTGAGGACAAGTATATAATGACGGTCCAGACAGGGAAACATATCGAGGATAAATTCGGGTATAATGTTGAGTCTGGAGAGGGTGCATGGTATTTAAACTCGAGGGAATACTTTAAAAATGAAGCTAAAAGAGATTATTATCAGTTGGGTGAACTGTTTCAGCTTGAGAAAAGTGAAGAAAAGTGTGAAGAACATTGCAACAATTATAGTTGTTCGGCTTCTCTCTGTGCTTCCTGCAGTAGGTTGCGAAGGGCTTATGCTGGTAGTCCCACATATTATGGCCTCGGAAATATGAGCACAGCCAATTCACATCAGAGTCAGCTACAATCTCGAGAGGAAAAGCATGAGGCAG ATAGCCAATCCAATGGAAATGAAGACTTTGAATATATTGAAGATGATGTAATTTCGGGAGAATCTCGTGAACTCCAAGCTGCGGTAGAAGAAGAGGATGGTGCTCCATCAGATGAACTTATGATGTGTGGCGGCAAGGAAGATGATTATGAGATATTCGACCTAAGAATTATACATAGAAAAAACAG GACCGGGTTCGAAGAAAACAAGGAGCTACCTATTGTTCTGAATAATATCATAGCGGGTAGATACTACGTCACTGAATATCTTGGATCTGCTGCTTTCAGCAAAGTAATCCAGGCGCGTGATCTTTACTCGGGAATGGATGTTtgcttaaaaatcataaaaaatgacAAGGACTTTTTTGATCAGAGCTTAGATGAGATCAAACTTCTAAAGTTTGTTAACAGGCATGATCCTGCTGATGAGCACCATATTTTACGTCTTTACGATTACTTTTACCATCAG gaacatttatttattgttaCTGAACTTCTACGCGCAAACTTATATGAATTCCAGAAATATAATCGGGAATCCGGTGGGGACCCGTATTTTACGTTGAATCGTCTACAG GTCATAACTCGACAATGTTTGGAGGCGGTATCGTATCTACATGATTTAGGGATCATTCACTGTGATCTAAAGCCAGAAAATATACTTATTAAAAGTTACCGACGATGCGAGATAAAGATCATTGATCTTGGCAGCAGCTGCTTTCAGACAGACAACTTGTCCTTGTATGTACAATCTCGATCTTATAGGGCTCCCGAGGTTATGTTAGGCCTCCCTTATGACCAAAAGATTGATTTGTGGTCTGTTGGCTGCATTTTGGCTGAGTTATGTACCGGGGAG GTACTCTTTCCAAATGAAGGAATTGTGATGCTTCTGGCACGCATGATAGGGTTGCTCGGTCCAATCGATGTGAGCATGTTGAAGAAGGGCCAGGAGACGCACAAGTTTTTTACCGAAGAATATGATATGTATTACTTAAATGAG GAGACAGACCAAGTAGAGTACATTTTCCCCGTGGAATCATCCCTAGAGGATCACCTTCAGATTTCGGATCCCGGGCTCATTGATTTCTTGAAATTCTTGCTTCAAATCAATCCAAAGAGACGCCCCACGGCAAGAGAGGCACTCAAGCACCCTTGGTTTTCCCATGCATACCAGGTCAATTCTTTTGGAGTTCAATTATTTTCTTGA
- the LOC140973904 gene encoding uncharacterized protein isoform X5 — MMCGGKEDDYEIFDLRIIHRKNRTGFEENKELPIVLNNIIAGRYYVTEYLGSAAFSKVIQARDLYSGMDVCLKIIKNDKDFFDQSLDEIKLLKFVNRHDPADEHHILRLYDYFYHQEHLFIVTELLRANLYEFQKYNRESGGDPYFTLNRLQVITRQCLEAVSYLHDLGIIHCDLKPENILIKSYRRCEIKIIDLGSSCFQTDNLSLYVQSRSYRAPEVMLGLPYDQKIDLWSVGCILAELCTGEVLFPNEGIVMLLARMIGLLGPIDVSMLKKGQETHKFFTEEYDMYYLNEETDQVEYIFPVESSLEDHLQISDPGLIDFLKFLLQINPKRRPTAREALKHPWFSHAYQVNSFGVQLFS; from the exons ATGATGTGTGGCGGCAAGGAAGATGATTATGAGATATTCGACCTAAGAATTATACATAGAAAAAACAG GACCGGGTTCGAAGAAAACAAGGAGCTACCTATTGTTCTGAATAATATCATAGCGGGTAGATACTACGTCACTGAATATCTTGGATCTGCTGCTTTCAGCAAAGTAATCCAGGCGCGTGATCTTTACTCGGGAATGGATGTTtgcttaaaaatcataaaaaatgacAAGGACTTTTTTGATCAGAGCTTAGATGAGATCAAACTTCTAAAGTTTGTTAACAGGCATGATCCTGCTGATGAGCACCATATTTTACGTCTTTACGATTACTTTTACCATCAG gaacatttatttattgttaCTGAACTTCTACGCGCAAACTTATATGAATTCCAGAAATATAATCGGGAATCCGGTGGGGACCCGTATTTTACGTTGAATCGTCTACAG GTCATAACTCGACAATGTTTGGAGGCGGTATCGTATCTACATGATTTAGGGATCATTCACTGTGATCTAAAGCCAGAAAATATACTTATTAAAAGTTACCGACGATGCGAGATAAAGATCATTGATCTTGGCAGCAGCTGCTTTCAGACAGACAACTTGTCCTTGTATGTACAATCTCGATCTTATAGGGCTCCCGAGGTTATGTTAGGCCTCCCTTATGACCAAAAGATTGATTTGTGGTCTGTTGGCTGCATTTTGGCTGAGTTATGTACCGGGGAG GTACTCTTTCCAAATGAAGGAATTGTGATGCTTCTGGCACGCATGATAGGGTTGCTCGGTCCAATCGATGTGAGCATGTTGAAGAAGGGCCAGGAGACGCACAAGTTTTTTACCGAAGAATATGATATGTATTACTTAAATGAG GAGACAGACCAAGTAGAGTACATTTTCCCCGTGGAATCATCCCTAGAGGATCACCTTCAGATTTCGGATCCCGGGCTCATTGATTTCTTGAAATTCTTGCTTCAAATCAATCCAAAGAGACGCCCCACGGCAAGAGAGGCACTCAAGCACCCTTGGTTTTCCCATGCATACCAGGTCAATTCTTTTGGAGTTCAATTATTTTCTTGA
- the LOC140973904 gene encoding uncharacterized protein isoform X3, with product MEEVKFESVLEFLRKNGLSESESALMEDVRDKSHLGSSDFEKFLFPMEPPPRPLRIPSSRLLPFGGDGGGGSSKGSSDDEFVSLGSSTTELCSSEFTNPYGIRTTRPTSQASSDRLSQFGTARDYPDFDMQNDLFWYKEKDEDYDMPPLFGDGDFEGDPSEDKYIMTVQTGKHIEDKFGYNVESGEGAWYLNSREYFKNEAKRDYYQLGELFQLEKSEEKCEEHCNNYSCSASLCASCSRLRRAYAGSPTYYGLGNMSTANSHQSQLQSREEKHEAGVTNISTERNSNDFVGGFINSLDFCSVRKDSQSNGNEDFEYIEDDVISGESRELQAAVEEEDGAPSDELMMCGGKEDDYEIFDLRIIHRKNRTGFEENKELPIVLNNIIAGRYYVTEYLGSAAFSKVIQEHLFIVTELLRANLYEFQKYNRESGGDPYFTLNRLQVITRQCLEAVSYLHDLGIIHCDLKPENILIKSYRRCEIKIIDLGSSCFQTDNLSLYVQSRSYRAPEVMLGLPYDQKIDLWSVGCILAELCTGEVLFPNEGIVMLLARMIGLLGPIDVSMLKKGQETHKFFTEEYDMYYLNEETDQVEYIFPVESSLEDHLQISDPGLIDFLKFLLQINPKRRPTAREALKHPWFSHAYQVNSFGVQLFS from the exons ATGGAAGAGGTTAAATTCGAATCGGTGTTGGAATTCTTGAGGAAGAATGGTTTATCGGAGAGTGAATCGGCTCTCATGGAGGATGTCAGGGACAAATCCCACCTGGGCTCTTCTGATTTCGAGAAATTCTTATTCCCAATGGAACCCCCGCCTCGGCCGTTGAGGATTCCGTCCTCTCGGCTGCTGCCGTTTGGTGGAGACGGCGGCGGCGGGAGCTCGAAGGGTTCGTCTGATGATGAGTTCGTCAGTTTGGGTTCGTCTACTACTGAATTATGCTCCTCTG AATTTACAAATCCTTATGGGATTCGTACTACTAGACCAACATCTCAAGCTTCGTCTGACAGGTTGTCACAGTTTGGTACAGCTCGAGATTACCCCGATTTTGATATGCAAAATGATCTATTCTGGTATAAGGAGAAAGATGAAGACTATGATATGCCACCACTTTTTGGTGATGGGGATTTTGAGGGTGATCCAAGTGAGGACAAGTATATAATGACGGTCCAGACAGGGAAACATATCGAGGATAAATTCGGGTATAATGTTGAGTCTGGAGAGGGTGCATGGTATTTAAACTCGAGGGAATACTTTAAAAATGAAGCTAAAAGAGATTATTATCAGTTGGGTGAACTGTTTCAGCTTGAGAAAAGTGAAGAAAAGTGTGAAGAACATTGCAACAATTATAGTTGTTCGGCTTCTCTCTGTGCTTCCTGCAGTAGGTTGCGAAGGGCTTATGCTGGTAGTCCCACATATTATGGCCTCGGAAATATGAGCACAGCCAATTCACATCAGAGTCAGCTACAATCTCGAGAGGAAAAGCATGAGGCAGGTGTGACTAACATTTCGACTGAAAGGAATTCTAACGATTTTGTTGGAGGTTTCATTAATTCCCTTGATTTTTGTTCTGTTCGGAAAGATAGCCAATCCAATGGAAATGAAGACTTTGAATATATTGAAGATGATGTAATTTCGGGAGAATCTCGTGAACTCCAAGCTGCGGTAGAAGAAGAGGATGGTGCTCCATCAGATGAACTTATGATGTGTGGCGGCAAGGAAGATGATTATGAGATATTCGACCTAAGAATTATACATAGAAAAAACAG GACCGGGTTCGAAGAAAACAAGGAGCTACCTATTGTTCTGAATAATATCATAGCGGGTAGATACTACGTCACTGAATATCTTGGATCTGCTGCTTTCAGCAAAGTAATCCAG gaacatttatttattgttaCTGAACTTCTACGCGCAAACTTATATGAATTCCAGAAATATAATCGGGAATCCGGTGGGGACCCGTATTTTACGTTGAATCGTCTACAG GTCATAACTCGACAATGTTTGGAGGCGGTATCGTATCTACATGATTTAGGGATCATTCACTGTGATCTAAAGCCAGAAAATATACTTATTAAAAGTTACCGACGATGCGAGATAAAGATCATTGATCTTGGCAGCAGCTGCTTTCAGACAGACAACTTGTCCTTGTATGTACAATCTCGATCTTATAGGGCTCCCGAGGTTATGTTAGGCCTCCCTTATGACCAAAAGATTGATTTGTGGTCTGTTGGCTGCATTTTGGCTGAGTTATGTACCGGGGAG GTACTCTTTCCAAATGAAGGAATTGTGATGCTTCTGGCACGCATGATAGGGTTGCTCGGTCCAATCGATGTGAGCATGTTGAAGAAGGGCCAGGAGACGCACAAGTTTTTTACCGAAGAATATGATATGTATTACTTAAATGAG GAGACAGACCAAGTAGAGTACATTTTCCCCGTGGAATCATCCCTAGAGGATCACCTTCAGATTTCGGATCCCGGGCTCATTGATTTCTTGAAATTCTTGCTTCAAATCAATCCAAAGAGACGCCCCACGGCAAGAGAGGCACTCAAGCACCCTTGGTTTTCCCATGCATACCAGGTCAATTCTTTTGGAGTTCAATTATTTTCTTGA